Proteins encoded by one window of Lactobacillus sp. ESL0684:
- the opp3b gene encoding oligopeptide ABC transporter permease translates to MWKYVLKRLGYMILTLFIVASVTFFMMKLMPGTPFSNQEKLSAAQLKIMNDQYGLNKPIWEQYLIYLGNMLHGDFGTSFQFNNQPVLQLIISRLKPSLLIGSQAMILGSILGILLGAVAAINKNNWIDTLATFVSIVGISVPSFVLGVLLQFFLAFKWHMFPIALWNGWESSILPSLALAVSPLAQTARFMRTEMVDVLNSDYIELSKAKGNTRWQTVVKHTLRNSLIPVITILGPLTASILTGSMVVENIFSIPGIGEQFVKSIMTNDYPTIMGLTIFYALLFMIMLLITDILYGIIDPRIRLTDKEDN, encoded by the coding sequence ATGTGGAAATATGTTTTAAAACGCCTCGGCTACATGATTTTAACTTTGTTTATTGTGGCAAGTGTCACTTTCTTTATGATGAAATTAATGCCAGGGACACCATTTTCTAATCAAGAAAAATTATCGGCAGCCCAATTAAAAATCATGAATGACCAGTACGGTTTAAATAAACCGATTTGGGAACAATATTTAATCTATTTGGGTAATATGTTGCATGGAGATTTTGGGACTTCTTTCCAATTTAATAACCAACCGGTACTGCAATTAATTATTTCAAGATTAAAACCATCGTTATTAATCGGTTCCCAGGCAATGATTCTGGGTTCAATCTTAGGAATTCTGTTAGGAGCAGTTGCGGCAATTAATAAAAATAATTGGATTGATACACTGGCAACCTTTGTCTCGATTGTGGGGATTTCTGTTCCCAGCTTTGTGTTAGGAGTTTTACTACAATTTTTCCTAGCCTTCAAATGGCATATGTTTCCGATTGCTCTTTGGAACGGTTGGGAATCCAGTATTTTGCCATCATTGGCCCTTGCAGTATCGCCGCTTGCTCAGACGGCACGGTTTATGCGTACAGAAATGGTTGATGTGTTGAATAGCGATTATATTGAGTTGTCTAAGGCTAAAGGAAATACGCGTTGGCAGACTGTGGTCAAGCACACGCTACGCAATTCGTTAATCCCCGTAATTACGATTTTGGGACCACTAACTGCCAGTATTTTAACTGGTTCTATGGTAGTCGAAAATATCTTTTCGATCCCAGGAATCGGGGAACAGTTTGTTAAGTCGATCATGACCAACGATTATCCGACGATCATGGGGCTAACAATTTTTTATGCACTGCTATTTATGATCATGCTGTTAATTACTGATATTTTATACGGCATTATTGATCCACGAATTAGATT